From a region of the Mytilus galloprovincialis chromosome 3, xbMytGall1.hap1.1, whole genome shotgun sequence genome:
- the LOC143068226 gene encoding AP-4 complex subunit mu-1-like isoform X1, with amino-acid sequence MKYILIYNFRHCPLMFDMDIDQVRLDTDVKTKDVFLQTLKEPGTNILPHFKLKETYFFNIKRGGLYFVATSGHEISPIMVIEILCRLYSILKDYCGTVTEDSVQSNNLLILEILNEFADSGYVQIASTEKLQPYIQSRPVMVKQTREVTSDITSRVFGIETKVSPGSSSIRSVVMSPVTDMDSVKNELYIDIIEKLTAVINANGTASTLEVSGEMIVKNFVNGTPQIKIGLNEDLDILEGKSKGYGDHVQLDKCNFHPCVKLEEFESSKVIVMVPPVGEFSAMLYSTCGEIALHVPFRVLAFIDDAENSRDKILTLRLKNELPSNYNAVKVIIRLKVPTCVNRMSQQLNEPDQTAELTENQEIVWAIKKFPGRAEYVANFRLINSTSSEIKKYDIGPIRMDFEISGYTCSGLQIKGLKVQEMGKKINLNKWIRLITVSDSYVIKLWP; translated from the exons ATGAAGTACATTCTCATCTACAATTTTAGACATTGTCCTTTAATGTTTGATATggacatagaccaag TCAGATTAGATACAGACGTAAAAACCAAGGATGTTTTCTTACAAACATTGAAGGAACCTGGAACAAATATATTACCACATTTT AAATTAAAGGAAACTTACTTTTTCAACATAAAAAGAGGAGGGCTGTATTTTGTTGCTACCTCTGGACACGAAATATCACCTATTATGGTTATTGAAATCTTATGCAG actGTATAGTATACTGAAAGATTATTGTGGAACAGTTACAGAGGATTCTGTTCAATCCAACAATTTGCTGATCTTAGAAATACTTAATGAGTTTGCT GATTCTGGCTATGTTCAAATAGCCTCAACAGAGAAGTTACAGCCATATATTCAATCTCGTCCTGTTATGGTTAAACAGACTAGAGAAGTTACAAGTGATATAACTTCCAGAGTT tTTGGAATAGAGACAAAAGTATCTCCTGGTTCTTCCTCCATAAGATCTGTAGTCATGTCACCTGTAACTGATATG GATTCTGTTAAGAATGAGCTATATATTGACATCATTGAAAAGCTTACTGCTGTGATAAATGCAAAT GGAACCGCCTCAACTTTGGAAGTTTCAGGTGAAATGATTGTGAAAAATTTTGTTAATGGAACGCCGCAAATTAAAATAGGATTAAATGAAGATTTGGATATTCTTGAAGGAAAAAGTAAAG GCTATGGTGACCATGTGCAACTAGATAAATGTAACTTCCACCCATGTGTCAAACTAGAAGAATTTGAATCATCAAAAGTAATTGTCATGGTTCCTCCTGTGGGTGAG TTTTCAGCAATGCTTTACAGCACCTGTGGAGAAATAGCACTACATGTGCCATTCAGAGTTCTAGCCTTTATAGATGATGCTGAAAATAGTAG AGACAAAATACTAACACTACGATTGAAAAATGAGCTTCCATCAAATTATAATGCTGTCAAGGTCATTATTAGACTGAAAGTACCAACATGTGTTAATAG AATGTCTCAGCAATTAAATGAACCAGATCAAACAGCAGAATTGACAGAAAATCAGGAAATAGTTTGGGCCATCAAGAAATTTCCTGGCAGAGCTGAATATGTAGCAAATTTTAGA ttGATAAATAGTACAAGTTCAGAGATAAAGAAATATGATATAGGTCCTATTAGGATGGATTTTGAGATATCTGGGTACACATGTTCTGGACTTCAAATAAAGGGTCTCAAAGTTCAGGAAATGGgaaagaaaataaacttaaacaAATGGATAAGACTTATTACTGTTAGTGATTCTTATGTTATTAAATTATGGCCATGA
- the LOC143068226 gene encoding AP-4 complex subunit mu-1-like isoform X2, which translates to MHFSEIFIVSGTESVLIYKSFRLDTDVKTKDVFLQTLKEPGTNILPHFKLKETYFFNIKRGGLYFVATSGHEISPIMVIEILCRLYSILKDYCGTVTEDSVQSNNLLILEILNEFADSGYVQIASTEKLQPYIQSRPVMVKQTREVTSDITSRVFGIETKVSPGSSSIRSVVMSPVTDMDSVKNELYIDIIEKLTAVINANGTASTLEVSGEMIVKNFVNGTPQIKIGLNEDLDILEGKSKGYGDHVQLDKCNFHPCVKLEEFESSKVIVMVPPVGEFSAMLYSTCGEIALHVPFRVLAFIDDAENSRDKILTLRLKNELPSNYNAVKVIIRLKVPTCVNRMSQQLNEPDQTAELTENQEIVWAIKKFPGRAEYVANFRLINSTSSEIKKYDIGPIRMDFEISGYTCSGLQIKGLKVQEMGKKINLNKWIRLITVSDSYVIKLWP; encoded by the exons ATGCATTTCAGTGAAATATTCATTGTTTCAGGCACGGAATCTGTTCTGATATATAAATCCT TCAGATTAGATACAGACGTAAAAACCAAGGATGTTTTCTTACAAACATTGAAGGAACCTGGAACAAATATATTACCACATTTT AAATTAAAGGAAACTTACTTTTTCAACATAAAAAGAGGAGGGCTGTATTTTGTTGCTACCTCTGGACACGAAATATCACCTATTATGGTTATTGAAATCTTATGCAG actGTATAGTATACTGAAAGATTATTGTGGAACAGTTACAGAGGATTCTGTTCAATCCAACAATTTGCTGATCTTAGAAATACTTAATGAGTTTGCT GATTCTGGCTATGTTCAAATAGCCTCAACAGAGAAGTTACAGCCATATATTCAATCTCGTCCTGTTATGGTTAAACAGACTAGAGAAGTTACAAGTGATATAACTTCCAGAGTT tTTGGAATAGAGACAAAAGTATCTCCTGGTTCTTCCTCCATAAGATCTGTAGTCATGTCACCTGTAACTGATATG GATTCTGTTAAGAATGAGCTATATATTGACATCATTGAAAAGCTTACTGCTGTGATAAATGCAAAT GGAACCGCCTCAACTTTGGAAGTTTCAGGTGAAATGATTGTGAAAAATTTTGTTAATGGAACGCCGCAAATTAAAATAGGATTAAATGAAGATTTGGATATTCTTGAAGGAAAAAGTAAAG GCTATGGTGACCATGTGCAACTAGATAAATGTAACTTCCACCCATGTGTCAAACTAGAAGAATTTGAATCATCAAAAGTAATTGTCATGGTTCCTCCTGTGGGTGAG TTTTCAGCAATGCTTTACAGCACCTGTGGAGAAATAGCACTACATGTGCCATTCAGAGTTCTAGCCTTTATAGATGATGCTGAAAATAGTAG AGACAAAATACTAACACTACGATTGAAAAATGAGCTTCCATCAAATTATAATGCTGTCAAGGTCATTATTAGACTGAAAGTACCAACATGTGTTAATAG AATGTCTCAGCAATTAAATGAACCAGATCAAACAGCAGAATTGACAGAAAATCAGGAAATAGTTTGGGCCATCAAGAAATTTCCTGGCAGAGCTGAATATGTAGCAAATTTTAGA ttGATAAATAGTACAAGTTCAGAGATAAAGAAATATGATATAGGTCCTATTAGGATGGATTTTGAGATATCTGGGTACACATGTTCTGGACTTCAAATAAAGGGTCTCAAAGTTCAGGAAATGGgaaagaaaataaacttaaacaAATGGATAAGACTTATTACTGTTAGTGATTCTTATGTTATTAAATTATGGCCATGA